GTGCTGCTTAAATGGATGACTGAAATCTCTTTTAAAGCTTGTTGTAAAGTCATTCAAGAGCGTTAGGTGGCGACGCCAGAGGGATTAGCGCAGTCTGAAGATCCATTCTGACGAAGCAAAGCTGAGTCAGAATTAGCTGAAGACAAGCCCCTTGGACAGTAAGACACGACGCGTGTTCTTTCGCGTCGATTGTCGCACTGATGCATCTTTTTCCCTTCGTGCAAGCGTCCACCTTTAGCGATTGAATAACAACGAAGAATCAATAAGGGTTAACCAAAAAAGGACCTGAATGAACTAGTAAGTTCATTCAGGCCTAAAACCAATTTTTTTGTCGATTAATAAGCTTTCGTCAATCCTCCGTCAATCAGGAAATGCTGCCCGGTCATATACGTGTTCAGCCCTGAGCCGAGAAACAACACCGTGTTGCCAAATTCGTCAGGCTGCCCGTAACGGCCAATAGGAATTGCTGTTTCATTTTGATTCTTCATATCATCTGGTGAGATGCCCTGTTTTTTTGCATTGATCTCATCGAGACTCTGCACCCGTTCGGTGTCGATCCGGCCCGGACCAACGGCATTGATCAATACACCATCCGGTGCGAATTCGTGAGCGAGGGATTTGTTCAAACCGACCAGACCCATCCGGTTAATATTAGAGAGCAAAAGTCCGTTTACCGGTTCCTTCATGGATGAAGAGGTAATGATAACGATCCGTCCCTTGGCTGTTTTTAAATACGGATAGGCTGCTTTTATCCCCCTTACAACGCTCATCAATGTCAATTGAAAAGCCCATTCAAAATCTTCCTCGGTCACAGAGGCAAAGTCCCCCGGTGGCGGACCACCTGCGTTACACACCAGCACATCAATCCCGCCGAAACGCTCTGAAGTCTCTCTGACCACATTCTCAATATCCGCTTTCACCGATACATCACATACCTGATAGGCGACGAGGCCTTCTGCATCTCGGCTGATCTCATCTGCCGCATCTTTCACATGTTCAAGTGTCCGGCTTGTGAGCATAACATTGGCTCCTGCTTTTGCGTAAGCATGAGCTGAAGCTTTACCAAGTCCTTTGCTTGATGCAAATACAAGTACACTCTTCCCTTTAAGTCCAAGATCAATCATGACAGACTACATCCTTTCCTTTTGCACATCGGCATTTGTCCAGCGCATATCCACATGGGGAATGTCATCCTCGGGGTAAACCTCTGAAACCGGTTCAAATCCAAAGGACGCATAAAATGCTCTGGCATAATCCTGCGCCTGTATTTTGATGTTCTGAACATCCCATTTCTCACGCATCAATCGCATACTCTCGTCCATTAGTCGTCTGCCGGTTCCAGTGTTTCGGAGTCTTTTGACGATAAGCACCCGACCGATCGAAGCCTCCGGGTAACTCACCCCAGGAGGCAACAGCCGTGCATAAGCCACGACCTCCCCTTCCTCCATCGCAAACAAATGCAAGGAAGCCTGATCTTTATGATCGAGTTCCGGATACGCACATTCCTGTTCAACCACAAAGACATCGACTCTTGCCTTCAATATGCCGTAGAGTTCTGACGCCGACAGCTGCTCAAAGCTTTTAACAATCCACTGCACCTGCATCTCCTCCAATCCCTTACCATGTCAGTTTAGCACAGGCCTGAAACAATGTGCCATGCTGAATCGTCAGAGAAACAGGACCAGCAACTGCGACATCAGGGCGATGAATATCAAAGCGAAGGGATAGGCAGCGGCATAAGCAATCGCCGGATCCTCTGAATCCACAAGGCTATTCAAAGCACCTAACCCCGGTGTACTTGTCATTCCGCCGCACAGTGCTCCAAGGGAATGAACCATGCTGAGGTGAAAGAGCTTCTTCGCAATCAGGAAACCTGCCATCAAAGGCACGATGGTAATAATCGCTCCAGCCAGCAGGATTTGAAAACCTTCCTGTTCAATAATGCCAACGATCCCCGCACCGGCAGTCGTTCCTGCTCCTGCCAGGAACAGAGCGAGTCCAATGTCTCCGATCACCTGGTTGGAAGGTTGGAAAAACCGTGCCCGAATCGGTCCCAACTTCCCGTAGTGACCGATCACCAATGCCACAAAGAGCGGTCCTCCGGCGATTCCCAAAGTAATCGTTCCCAGTCCCGGAAGATAAATCGGTATCATCCCCACAAGAATCCCCAACAAGAGAATCAGGCTGAACGAAAACAGGTGAATATTCGTCACCTCAAGATTCTTGCGGCTGAACAGGCGTTCCACTTCATCGAGTCGTCCCTCGCTCGAGACTACTGTCAGAATATCCCCTTGTTCGAGTCGCCAACGCGGATTTTGATTAAATTCAAACCCCACCCTCTCTATCCGGGTGACCGTAACGCCATACGTTCCTCTTAAAGCGAGTTCGCGAATACTCTTCCCGAGTACCTGATCCGATTCCACTTTGATTTTACGCAGTTTAATATTGTCTTGATTCGCAAAATTGGTGGGCACTTCTTTCCCCACATCCTCACAGAGCTTCTTTAGATCTGTTTTATTCCCGACAGCTACGAGACGATCGCCTTTGAGAATTACCGTGTCACTGAGGCTGATAATCGTCCGGTCTCCGCGAATAACCCGACTGATCACAGCGGAAGTTCCTTCTGCAAGACGCAATTCTTTGAGTGTCCGTTTATGTATGTCATCCTGTGTGACTTCAATGGTCATCACTTTCAAGGTCGATATCCGCTTAATCGGGCTTGCCCTCCGGTTCAAATCCTTCATCAAATCCACCTTTAATACCTTCGGAAAAAGCTGAACAAAAAGGACTACTGCAAGCACACCAAATGGATAGGCAATCCCGTATCCGACAGAGGCAACCGGATCCCCGGTCGCTTCGAGAGCTGCTGCAAGACCCGGTGTACTTGTCAAAGCCCCCGTCATAATCCCGACGGCCAAAGCCGGCGGCAAATCCATGACTCCTGCTACAATGAAAGTTGTGATGCTTGCAATCCCCACAATCGCCAATCCGATCATCCCGAAGATGACACCGGATGTTTTGATCATCCTGAAAAATCGCGGACCAGCCTGAAGGCCGACGGCAACGATAAATAAGCTCAGCCCAAGGTTTTGGATCATCGATGAAATCTCATACCCGTAGTGACCAAATACCATCGCCGTAAACAGAACAGCACTTGATCCAAGGCCGACTCCTTTAAATGACCACTGGCCAATTAATGTACCAATGACCACGATCACAAATAACAAAACCAATGGTTCGCTTAACAGTGCTGTCATGGTAAACTCTCCCGTACGTTCTGACATAACCTCATTATAGACGTTTACACGAAGGATGAAAGCACCTCACCGAAATGAATGCGCTTAAAAGTGTGACAATTCTATGATCTTATCAGATAAAGAAAGATCAACGGACCGGTATCTTAAACCGGTCCGTCGCTCTTTGCTATTCACTCAATCGCTCAATCAACTGATCCAGGCTTTCATAGCAAAGTGCCAGATTTTCATAGCTTCCGCCTGCGATTTCCACCGGTTTATTGTACATCTGTTCAGCTCCGGTATCCGTAAAGAAACCGACTGACGGATTCTCTTTTAAAATCCACAACCCGATCCTTTCATGGTGGAGACTGCGCATATGCATAGCGGATGCTTTCAGTAACTGTTTACCTGCTCCCTGCCCCTGATAGACCGGATGCACATAGATGCCGTACAATTCGCTTGTATAACGCATTCGTAACGTAGCATCACGCATGGTCCCTGCCAGGGAAAAACCGATGATCTCATCAGAATCATTGACTGCCACATGGGTCATTGATCCGCCTTCAATCGCTTTTTTGAACGTCAGTTCCCATCGTGACAGCCTGGATTTATACGTGAACTGATCGAGGAACTCATCCGGGAAGATGCCTTGATAAGTTTCCTTCCAATTGTCTACATGAACCTTCGTAACACCCTGGATATCTGCCATTGTTGCCTGTCGAATCGAAAACAATGTATTCGTCCCCTTTACTCACCAGAAATAATTTCTTTTACCCTGCCGACGTTCCCGTCTGTCAGTTTAACTTTGATGCCATGAGGATGAACTGCAGATTTTGTCAGCAGTCTTTCCACTGTGCCTTCCGTTAATTCTCCGGTTCTCTGATGTTGTTTTTTCACGATCTTCACCTTCAAGCCGGGCTTAATCCGGCTTCGTTCTTTACCATCACTCATGTGTTTCTGCCTCCAGTATATCATGTGTCAGCCGTTCAACGATATGAGGGTCAAACTGTTTCCCTGCATGCAAACGGATCTCTTCCATCGCCTCATCCTTCGATCGTTTATTGCGATAGGCAGTGGTTCTCGTCAAATTGTCATACACCTCAACAACGTGAATGATCCGGGCTTTTAATGGAATATCACTGCCCTGTAACCGGTTCGGATACCCTTGTCCATCCCAGCGTTCGTGGTGAGCGAGAATATACTCTGCAATGGCTGCAAATTCAGAGATGGAACTAAGGATACTGTACCCGATTTCCGGATGACGTTCCAGTTCTTCGCGCTCCTGAGGGGAAAGTGCATCAGATTTCATCAGAATTTCCTTCTTGACGGCAAGCTTTCCGATGTCATGGTATAGAGCCGTATGTCGAATTTCCTGCCTGTCTTCAGCGGATAAACCAAGCACTTTCCCGAGCCGGTCCGCCATATCCGATACTGATTTGGCATGTATGGCTTCCTCGGGATGCCGGTTATAGAAAAACTGAAGCAGTTCATCGATCATCATTTTCCTGGTTTGCGGACGGTTGGACACTTTCGTTTGATACATCAGGTGATCCGCACGACGGAATACTTCCAGAATGTCTTCGTCATCAGTATGTTTCGTACTGAACCCCGAAGAGATCGATATCGAAACACCCTGAACCTTCTCCGCATACAAATGATTCTCCAGATCTGTCAGGCGCCTTCGGGTGATTTCAGCAGGTGTCCTCGGAAGCAATACGGCAAATTCATCGCCTCCCACACGTGTAATGATATCGTCACCACGAAATACTTCTCTGAGCCCTTCAGCAACTGCACGAAGCAAGTCATCCCCAGATAAATGTCCGAAAGCGTCATTGATTAGTTTCAATCCATTCACATCCACCATGACAAGTGTCAGCGGGAGATTTCTCCCTTTATCCAGCCGTTTCATTTCCTCTTCGAAATACCGGCGGTTATACAGCCCCGTCAACTGGTCATGGTAGCTGAGGTATTCAATCTCGTTTTGTTTCTTTTTCTGTTCCGAAAAGTCACGGAAGACGATCACCACTCCTGAGGGAATCCCTTTCTGGTTCCGGATCGGTGTTGCCCGGTCCTGGATGTGGAATGTGTTTTTATGTCTTGAATAAAGGATTTTACCGGAAGCCAGTGATATCGATTCGCCCGTTCTCATGACCCGTTCAGCAATATCCGTAATCTGTTCCCCGGTAAATTCGTCCACAACATGGAAAACCTTCACAAGCGGACTGCCCTTTGCCTCTTGTTGTGACCAGCCTGTCAGCTGTTCTGCAACCTGATTCATCATGACCACCTGTCCGGAACGGTTTGTCGAGATCACAGCTTCACCGATGGACATGAGCGTCGTCTTAAACTGTTCTTTTTCAAGGGAGAGCTGGGCTTCCAGTTCCTTCATTTTTGTAATATCGATATGCAGGCCAACCATACTCCGGGTCAGATGCCCTTCGCTGTCCCGGAGTATTTTCCCCCTTGACCAGATCCAGGCGAAGCTTCCGTCTTTTCGTTTCATCCGAAACGTATTTTCATATAGCCGCGTCGGATCTGTTTTGAAGTAATTTTCAAATGTTTCCATGGCCGGATCGCGGTCCGTGGGGTATAACAGCTCGCCCCAGACCTCACTGAGGTTATTCGTTTGGTCATTGGGAAACTCACCGGATTCAAATCCCAGCATCGAGAAGTATTCATCACTGCACCATAAGCGTTTTCGTTTATCGTCATATTCCCAGACCCCGGTGTTGGAGATCTTCATAATGGAGTCGTATCTTTCCTCACTCTCCACAAGCGAAGATTCAGCCCGTTTCCTCTCCGTAATATCCGTATCGAGTCCCCGAAAGCCGATCTGTCTGCCTGCAAGATCGTAAAACGGTTTGCCATTCACCAACACCCATACGATCTCCCCATTCTTCGTCACCTGTTTCATTTCCATATTCTCTATTATTTTACCTTGAGAAAGCAGGTCCTCGGTAAAACGTTTCACCGAGTCCAGCTCTTCTTGCACAGCCATATCATAGATCATTTTCACCCCGATTAATTCATGGGGTTTGTATCCAAGTACCCGTTCCACACTGGGACTGATGTAGGTATGCAGGCCGTCCATATTCATTTCCCAAATGTAGGAGCGGCTGTTGCCTGCCATGTCCTGAAAGCGTTCCTGGTCTTTTTTCAATGCATCGAGGGACTCATTCACTTTCCGCCTGTAATGCAGGTGAAACAGCATGAACCCTGCTGCAAGAGAGGTGATCAATGCAATTGAAACAGGCTCAGCCATGGCTTTTCACTCCCTTACTTGACCCTTTTTGTCATTGTATCATTATTCGAAAATTATAAAAGTATTCAGGTGTTCTTTTTCGGTTTTGACGCCAAAAGACTTGCTACTATTCCAAATGCAGGAAATATAAACATGAGAAGGAGTATCTCCGTGTAACCGCCAAAGTAATCATAGGCAAAACCAAAAGGCAACGGTCCAAATGCTGAACCGATGACTGTCATGGTCTGAGCGATTCCTTTGATACTGCCAATGTGCTGTCTGCCGAAATAATCCGGGAAAATATACGAAATGACAATCCGCTCAATGCCTCCCACAAGGCCCCAGACAACTCCAAACACGATTGCCATCACGAAGGAATCCGTCAAGAGGAGAATGATCAGAAAGACGAACTGTCCGACGAACACAAGTGCAAAAATGTAGTTCGCACGAACCTTTTCCAGTACAAAACCAGCCGCCATCGTAACAGGGAACCCCACGGCAGCCATCAGACTCAATATAAATGCGCCCTGCGTTGGCGAGAGTCCACTGCCGCCCATCATCGAAATTAAATGGAAGGTAAGGCCTGTATTTAACATGGAAGGAATGCTGACACAGACCAGTAATAGCCAGAACTGTCGGGTTTTTTTCGCTTCTTTCAATGTCCATGAAATATCAGAGACATTTTTTTTCTTTCCAGTCGATGTTTCAAGTTCGTCTTTTGACGATTTATTATCCGGTAATAATCCGATGTCCTCCGGCTTATCTTTCATGAAAAAATACACAATCGGTACAAAGATAACAAGAATCATGATTCCCAGGACGCGCCAGGTTGTCTGCCAGCCAAACCCTTCAATCAGCCATGCCACCATCGGCGGAAAAGCCGTTGAACTGATAAAACCGCCGATCATCATTAAGCTCAGCGCCCGCCCCCGCTTCACAATAAACCACTGGGGAACAAGGGTATTCGCCACCAGCGTCATCGAGCCCTGACCAAGTAACCGTATCAAAAAAAAGCCGATAAACAGCATCCAGGGTGCAATCACAAAACTGTTCCAGATCGCTGCGAAGGCCAGAAGCACGCTGACAGTCAACGATACTTTCCGGGTACCGAATTTATCAATACTTGAACCTACCTTGAACAGGAGCATCCCCGCAAGGAAGGTGGCAGCTGAGTAAATCCCTGACACGAGGGATCTGCCCCAATTGAAATCCTGGATGTAATAATCAATAAAGATCGCATTGGAATAGGTCTGACCTGCACCGGAAAAAAAGAGACTCAAGGCGCCGATCATGACGATATACCATCCGTAGAAGAATACCGGTTTGTCTGATTGCTGTGTCATAGCGTGAACTTCCTTTCCGTTTTTTCTAACTTTCTTATCATAGCATAGTACAGCTTCTATCTGAAATGCGATTTCCACTTTTGCTTGACGTCCGGAAAGTACATATGGTATCGTTTACACAAATCAGTTTTGCACACGTGTGCAATTCTTGTGCAGCAAGGTTTCGGAGGTATAAGCAATGGCAACAATCAAAGAAATCGCGAAAGCAGCTGGGGTCAGTCACTCCACCGTTTCAAGGGCATTGAACCATTCCCCTTTGATCAAAGAGGCCACAAGAAAACGTGTACAGGCGATTGCCGCAGAAATGGATTTTGAAGTGAATCAGGCTGCCCGCTCCTTAAACCAGTCTATCAGTAACACGATCGGGCTGGTGATCCCTGAATTTTTCGGGGATATGAAGAGTGAACTCTTCTTTGCATCACTGATCGGGAAATTGATTCATACCCTTCAGCTTCAGGGGTTTCTCATCAAGATTGAGTATGGCGGGATAGAGGATCAGCGGGTGCGGAGATTGGCCAGAAGCAAAAACGTTGATGGCCTCATTTTGATTCAAAAGGACTTACCCGAAGAAGATTTTCTGGTTTTGAAAGAATCCCGGATGCCCTATGTTTTTTTGCACTATGAACCCGAACTGTTTTCAACAAAAGACATGAATCTTGTCAAAACCGACCATCAGTACGGGGGCTGGCTGGCTACCTCTCACCTGCTCACGAATGGCAGGCGGAAATTGATGACACTCACTGCATTGGATGGCATCAGTGTGGAATATCAAGAACGAACCTCCGGCTTCTTAAAGGCCCTTTCGGAATATAGGGAGGAGCAAAGCGGTGTTATCAAA
This Salisediminibacterium beveridgei DNA region includes the following protein-coding sequences:
- a CDS encoding SDR family oxidoreductase, translated to MIDLGLKGKSVLVFASSKGLGKASAHAYAKAGANVMLTSRTLEHVKDAADEISRDAEGLVAYQVCDVSVKADIENVVRETSERFGGIDVLVCNAGGPPPGDFASVTEEDFEWAFQLTLMSVVRGIKAAYPYLKTAKGRIVIITSSSMKEPVNGLLLSNINRMGLVGLNKSLAHEFAPDGVLINAVGPGRIDTERVQSLDEINAKKQGISPDDMKNQNETAIPIGRYGQPDEFGNTVLFLGSGLNTYMTGQHFLIDGGLTKAY
- a CDS encoding GNAT family N-acetyltransferase; this encodes MQWIVKSFEQLSASELYGILKARVDVFVVEQECAYPELDHKDQASLHLFAMEEGEVVAYARLLPPGVSYPEASIGRVLIVKRLRNTGTGRRLMDESMRLMREKWDVQNIKIQAQDYARAFYASFGFEPVSEVYPEDDIPHVDMRWTNADVQKERM
- a CDS encoding aspartate:alanine exchanger family transporter, which encodes MTALLSEPLVLLFVIVVIGTLIGQWSFKGVGLGSSAVLFTAMVFGHYGYEISSMIQNLGLSLFIVAVGLQAGPRFFRMIKTSGVIFGMIGLAIVGIASITTFIVAGVMDLPPALAVGIMTGALTSTPGLAAALEATGDPVASVGYGIAYPFGVLAVVLFVQLFPKVLKVDLMKDLNRRASPIKRISTLKVMTIEVTQDDIHKRTLKELRLAEGTSAVISRVIRGDRTIISLSDTVILKGDRLVAVGNKTDLKKLCEDVGKEVPTNFANQDNIKLRKIKVESDQVLGKSIRELALRGTYGVTVTRIERVGFEFNQNPRWRLEQGDILTVVSSEGRLDEVERLFSRKNLEVTNIHLFSFSLILLLGILVGMIPIYLPGLGTITLGIAGGPLFVALVIGHYGKLGPIRARFFQPSNQVIGDIGLALFLAGAGTTAGAGIVGIIEQEGFQILLAGAIITIVPLMAGFLIAKKLFHLSMVHSLGALCGGMTSTPGLGALNSLVDSEDPAIAYAAAYPFALIFIALMSQLLVLFL
- a CDS encoding GNAT family N-acetyltransferase — its product is MFSIRQATMADIQGVTKVHVDNWKETYQGIFPDEFLDQFTYKSRLSRWELTFKKAIEGGSMTHVAVNDSDEIIGFSLAGTMRDATLRMRYTSELYGIYVHPVYQGQGAGKQLLKASAMHMRSLHHERIGLWILKENPSVGFFTDTGAEQMYNKPVEIAGGSYENLALCYESLDQLIERLSE
- a CDS encoding YwbE family protein, whose product is MSDGKERSRIKPGLKVKIVKKQHQRTGELTEGTVERLLTKSAVHPHGIKVKLTDGNVGRVKEIISGE
- a CDS encoding PAS domain S-box protein, with the protein product MAEPVSIALITSLAAGFMLFHLHYRRKVNESLDALKKDQERFQDMAGNSRSYIWEMNMDGLHTYISPSVERVLGYKPHELIGVKMIYDMAVQEELDSVKRFTEDLLSQGKIIENMEMKQVTKNGEIVWVLVNGKPFYDLAGRQIGFRGLDTDITERKRAESSLVESEERYDSIMKISNTGVWEYDDKRKRLWCSDEYFSMLGFESGEFPNDQTNNLSEVWGELLYPTDRDPAMETFENYFKTDPTRLYENTFRMKRKDGSFAWIWSRGKILRDSEGHLTRSMVGLHIDITKMKELEAQLSLEKEQFKTTLMSIGEAVISTNRSGQVVMMNQVAEQLTGWSQQEAKGSPLVKVFHVVDEFTGEQITDIAERVMRTGESISLASGKILYSRHKNTFHIQDRATPIRNQKGIPSGVVIVFRDFSEQKKKQNEIEYLSYHDQLTGLYNRRYFEEEMKRLDKGRNLPLTLVMVDVNGLKLINDAFGHLSGDDLLRAVAEGLREVFRGDDIITRVGGDEFAVLLPRTPAEITRRRLTDLENHLYAEKVQGVSISISSGFSTKHTDDEDILEVFRRADHLMYQTKVSNRPQTRKMMIDELLQFFYNRHPEEAIHAKSVSDMADRLGKVLGLSAEDRQEIRHTALYHDIGKLAVKKEILMKSDALSPQEREELERHPEIGYSILSSISEFAAIAEYILAHHERWDGQGYPNRLQGSDIPLKARIIHVVEVYDNLTRTTAYRNKRSKDEAMEEIRLHAGKQFDPHIVERLTHDILEAETHE
- a CDS encoding MFS transporter — protein: MTQQSDKPVFFYGWYIVMIGALSLFFSGAGQTYSNAIFIDYYIQDFNWGRSLVSGIYSAATFLAGMLLFKVGSSIDKFGTRKVSLTVSVLLAFAAIWNSFVIAPWMLFIGFFLIRLLGQGSMTLVANTLVPQWFIVKRGRALSLMMIGGFISSTAFPPMVAWLIEGFGWQTTWRVLGIMILVIFVPIVYFFMKDKPEDIGLLPDNKSSKDELETSTGKKKNVSDISWTLKEAKKTRQFWLLLVCVSIPSMLNTGLTFHLISMMGGSGLSPTQGAFILSLMAAVGFPVTMAAGFVLEKVRANYIFALVFVGQFVFLIILLLTDSFVMAIVFGVVWGLVGGIERIVISYIFPDYFGRQHIGSIKGIAQTMTVIGSAFGPLPFGFAYDYFGGYTEILLLMFIFPAFGIVASLLASKPKKNT
- a CDS encoding LacI family DNA-binding transcriptional regulator, which translates into the protein MATIKEIAKAAGVSHSTVSRALNHSPLIKEATRKRVQAIAAEMDFEVNQAARSLNQSISNTIGLVIPEFFGDMKSELFFASLIGKLIHTLQLQGFLIKIEYGGIEDQRVRRLARSKNVDGLILIQKDLPEEDFLVLKESRMPYVFLHYEPELFSTKDMNLVKTDHQYGGWLATSHLLTNGRRKLMTLTALDGISVEYQERTSGFLKALSEYREEQSGVIKTRLTFEDAYQKVFSSRKIQDGQINGLFAQTDIIALASIEAMKDLGIRVPEDISVIGYDNLEIGSYFKPYLTTVEQPVDALVAKGSDLLMRQIKEQGIFPEQQLIQPKLIVRSSV